TGGACGAAGTTGCGCAAAAAATGCAGCATCTCGGTCGTATTATCGAAGTCCTGCGCCATCAGATATGATGCCATCTCGGAGCGTTCGCTCTCCGGGATAGGGATAAGTGGCATCCGGCGCACGCGCTGTAAGGTCTGCGGCGCGCTCCATTCGCTGATCATGCTCCCGAAGCCGCCGTCTTCGTTTGTGCGCAGTGCGGCCACCTGCCAATGAAAATCTCCCATGTCACGCCCGTAGCTGTCGATGGGTTCCTGCACGCTGATGGCATTGGTTTCTGTCCATATTTCGCGGAAGTCGTCGCTATTTTCGCCATACCAGAGGCGCACGACATAGCGCTCATCGGGGGCTAGCTCACGCCACTGCCAGCGGATGTCAAAATCTGGCTGTACGAATAGGCCCTCATCGACAGCAGCCATTGGCTGCGGGCGTGCGGGTGGCTCCGGCGGAGCTGGTGTCGCTGTTCCCGCGGGCGTGCAGGCGGCGATAAGTGCCACTATCAACACCATCCAGATCATACGCAGCATGAGCATTCTCTCGTCAGATGAACAGATGAAAGCGCTATTATAGACAGAGAAGCAAAAAGGGCACAGCATACTGTGCCCTTCCAATGACTTTATAACAGCGTCGGTTTAGCTATCTGCCAGGATTTGATCGACAGCATAGCCGAGGTCGCGCAATGTCTGGATCATATAGACGCCGTCGGATTGAGCAGCATAACGGTGCATATCGCTATCACCTGTGCCCCACTCACGCGACGATTCCGGGCAGAACCAGAATAAACGCCGTGCTTTGCGCTGTAAATCGCTATGAATATCCAGGCGCGGATCATTGAAGTTGTTGCGTCCATCACCGAGCACAATCACTGTGGTGCGATGATCAATCGTGCTCATATGGCGCTCTTTGAAGGTGTTGAGGCTGTTACCCAGGTCTGTGTTATAAGAGCCAGATGGGTTGTTCATCATGATCTGAGCGACAGCAGTTGGCATATCCGCTTGATTAATGTCAGACGTCACATCGACCATATCCGAGATGAAGATGAAGCTGTTCGTGCGGCGTACATGGTCCTGTAATTCGTAGACCAGCGTCAGGAAGAACTCGACCATCTGCCGCATGGAGGTGCTTAAATCGCAGATGAGCACTAAGCTGGGCTTTTTGTGGCGCTTGCGATGCGTAATTTCAATAGGGGTGCCCCCATAGCGCATATTGGCGCGCAGCGTGCGGCGTGGGTCGAAGTTGCCATTATTGGCGCGCTTCTGGCGCAGTGCGGCACGGCTCTTGAGGCGGGCCGCCAGACGGCGCACCTCATCGCGCATATCGTCAATATCACCAGGACCCAGATGCTTTAGCGGGACATCCATTAAATCGGGCCGCTGACGTGGCTCCTGCTCGGCCATGCGCTCAGCCAAGGATTGCCCTGCAAAGTCGCTGATTTGCTCTGAGAGGCCCTGCATATTTTGCTGCATCATCTCGGCCAGTTGTTCCAGCGCTTCATCGCTCATGCCCATCTCACTGAGCATTTGCAGCAGCGCTTCCATCATCTTGCCCATTTGCTCCATGCCAGATTGCTGCATCATGCGCCGCTCGAACCAGCGCCGCTGATACATCTCGCTGCCATTCTCCAAGCCGGACATCTGCCCCATCTGGTCAAGCTGCTCATCGCTGAAGGGCTGGCCGTTCATTAACTGCTGCATCAACTGTTTGAGCGCGTCCATATCGCCCATGAGCGACTGCATGGCCTGTTGCAGCATCTGCTTTTGCTCTTCGCTCATTTGCTCGTTGATATTTTCAAGAGGCGGCTTGTTGCTTTTAAAAAAGAGAGGGAAGAAATAGTCGAACGTGGGTTGGTCATGATGTTCTTTGACGAGTGTGGTGCGCAGGGTGGTCTTGAAGTTCATCATATCGCCGATGCCAATTGTATTGACGCCCTGCATGGCGTCGTGGCTTTCCGCCACGCTGATACGAACCCCGGCGGCCCGCAGCGCGCGGATAAAATCGACCATCCGTTTTTCCATAAGGGTTTGCCTCACGACTATGGTATGGTCAGCATAGCGGATTTTGGGGCCTCATACAAGCAAATTGGCCTGGGACTAACCATCTGTATAGGTTTGGAGAAGTGCTGCGTGCTGTGGACTGAGTGCTGAGTCTGTTTGCGTGAGCATCGCAAAAGCATTTGAACCACTAAGGCACAAAGAGCACAAAGCAAGTTGGTTTTGAGTCGTTGGTTGTTGGTTTTTAGTGCTGTGCTTCTGAGTTAATTACTCGTAGTGAGATTGGAATTGGGGAATTGGGAGCGTTAAATCATGATATTCATGTTCATGATCAGCAATGAACATCATAACTTGCTGTAATACATGAGCCGATAGTTGTACATTTAAGTCTTGCCATAGTTGTCTATGAATTCTGAAATTTGCTTCTACGCTCAGCCATCCGTAGAGGAGTGTCCCAAAGAGTGTTGCCTTATCCCAATTCAATTCACCGGACTTAACATTCTCGATATATTGTTTTACTTGCAATTTTTCGTGTGTACGTTTGAACAGAATCTTAAGCAACATATGTTGATCTGTAGGCTCTAATTGTAATGACCCAAACTTTGGCAGAATAATGCCTGGATTATCCAGCATAGATTGCCAATCATTCTTCAGATCATCCAGCGCATTTGCTGGTAACACTGTCTCCAGATCAATTTCCGATTCACCGACAACTTGCATAATGTAGTGTCTAAACAGGTGACCTAAAGAAGTAATTGACTGGATTTGATCGTCTTCATAGACATTATGAGTTGTGTTACCCCACTCAACTATGTCCGAAAAGTAGTCTTTTTCTTTTAGCAGTTCAATGACTTCGTGAAACGTTACTTTGACTTTCTGTTCAATCAAATAATTCGGAAACCTGAATTCTGTATTCCACTCCTGGTTAAAGTAGCCAACAATAAAATCACGTAATACACTTTGAATATCCTCACTTGGATGAAGTTGAAAATTCATAAAATGATGAATTTGTGTGAAGCTACTTAGACTGAGAAGTTGAAATATATATAGCCAAAGTGAGTTTATATCTTTCGGATTTGAGCTTAGATTTTCCATGATTTTCTGAATTCACCGAGTTGTTTTTCATACGTTGAATACTGCTACACCCTCTGATCCTCCGTTTCTCTGCTTCTCTGCGTTGAAGTCGAGCAACACACTTATGGCATCACAGGCTGAGGGGCATCTACAAACAGATGGTACCATGTCTCTAATGTGAGCAGTGCCCACAGCCGATAGCCATGATCGCGCTGGCCGGATTCATGCTCTGTGATGAGCTTTTCGACAGCAGGCATACTCAGCAGGCCGCGCTGACGGGCTTGCTGGCTGAGCAGCACATCGCGCACGAGGCCGCTATCCTGCCTGAGCCATGCGCCCAGGGGCGCGCCGAAGCCGTGCTTCTTGCGGTCGATGATGGCATCCGGCAGTAGGCCACGCGCCACTTCTTTGAGGATGTATTTGGTATTACGGCCATTCAGCTTGAGGTTGAGCGGCACCCGCGCCGCCAGCTCGACAAGTTCATGATCCATGAATGGGGCGCGTGCTTCCAGCGAGGCCGCCATGCTGCAGCGGTCCGCCTTGATGAGCAAATCGTCCGGTAGATACGTGGTCATATTGGCGTACAGGATGGCGCTTAAATCGGGATCGCCGCCGATGAAGCCCGCGAAATGCGCCCCGCCGATGTCCCGCTGCTGCGTCAATTGTTGCACCTGTTCCGCATCGAATAAGCGCACCCAATCGAAGTAGGCATAAGCTAGCGGCTGGCTGGCCCCGCGCACGAAGCGACCCGCACGCTTGAGCCGGTTAGCATAGCCTGTGCCTTCTGGCAGCGCACCGAGCAGGCCTGAGGCCATTTGCCACAACGGCCTGGGAATCATACCGAGCTTTTGAACCAGTGTCGCGGCGTAGAAGCGATCATAGCCTGCGAACAATTCATCGCCACCATCCCCCGTGAGCGCGACCGTCACATGCTGCCGGGTCAATTCACTGACCAGAAACGTCGGAATCGCGCTGCTATCAGCGAAGGGAGCGTCATAATGCCATACCAGCTTAGGCAGCAGGTCCATAGCGTGCGGCTCGACTATGAAGGCAGTGTGATCCGTGCCCAGATAATCGGCCACCTGCCGAGCATAAATCGTCTCGTCGAAGCTGTCCTCACCCGCAAAGCCAATGCTGAATGTCTTGACGGTGTGGTTTGTCTCACGCTGCATCAACGCCACAATCAGGCTGCTATCCAACCCACCGCTGAGGAAGGCCCCTAATGGCACATCAGCGATTAAGCGCAGACGCACCGCTTCTAAGAGCGCTTCGCGTATTTGCGGCACCCAGTCGGCAGCTTGAGCACTGCGATCAGCGGGCGCGATTTGCGGTGGCTGCCAGTAGGGTTGGACGCCGATTTTTCCTGTGGCGGCATTCAGCAGCAGGGTATGCCCCGGTTGCAGGGCGTGAATATGCTTAAAGGCAGTTTGTGGCGCGGGAATATAACCATAGCTGAGGTAAAGCGCCAGATTGTGCGGATCGTCTAAAATGGACTGGCGCGGCACACGTGGATGCCGCAGCAGGGCTTTTATTTCGCTGGCGAAGACGAAGGTCTGCGCATCGTAGTAATAGTAGATCGGCTTCTGGCCCATACGGTCACAGGCCAGCAGCAGCTTTTCCTGAGCCGCATCCCAGGCGGCGAAGGCGAATTGACCTCGTAGATGCTTGGGAGCGTCTGTGCTGTGATCTTCATACAGGTGCGCGATGGTCTCACCGTCCCCACCTGTGCGGAAGGTGTGACCCTTCGCCGTGAGCTGCTGGCGCAGTGCCTGAAAATTGTATATCTCGCCATTGAAGACGACGGTAACCTGTTGATCTTCATTGTAAAGAGGCTGTGGGCTGCCTGCGACATCAATGATGCTCAGGCGGCGCATGGCTAACCCGATGTGGTCGGCAAGGTGATACCCGGCGTCATCCGGTCCGCGATGAAAGAGCGTGTCGTTCATGGCCTGGAGGGTGGCCTTTGCGACAGGCGCGCCGTCCAGATGAATCACACCACAGATGCCGCACATCGCTGGGCGCTACTCCGTGCTGGTGGGCTGTGCGCCCATTTCTTGCATGGCCTGGAGGAAGGCATCCGCCGCTTTGACGACCCCCTCACGCTGTGTTTCGATCTGCTCCGCGCTGGTATCGCTCCCCGCGGGCGTCTTCTCGATCATCTTTTCCAGGTCGCGGCGGGTGCGGCTATAACGCGTATAGACGATGAAGGCTGAAGTCCCCCGGTAGCGCCCTTCAAGGTAGCGCCAGCCGAAGACCATAATGGCGATATTCAAACCAAAGGCGAGGATGCTGGTTGTAGAAGATGGAATAAACTGCGATACGATCATCGCGCCGATTGTCGCTACAAAAAAAGCGACGAGGATCGGCACCCCGAAGGTCAGGCCCAGGCGCTGGACCAGGCTGGGCAAATAAGCGCGCACTTCGTCACGGGTGCGTTCGATAGTCTTCTTCGCTCGCCGGACGACAACGTCCAGATTGCTGCTATTGGGTGCTGTCTCGCTCATGGTGATGGGCCATTTCTCTATGACATCATGCCCCTATGTTAACAATGAAGCCCCCCGGATAGCAGGC
The Phototrophicus methaneseepsis DNA segment above includes these coding regions:
- a CDS encoding vWA domain-containing protein encodes the protein MEKRMVDFIRALRAAGVRISVAESHDAMQGVNTIGIGDMMNFKTTLRTTLVKEHHDQPTFDYFFPLFFKSNKPPLENINEQMSEEQKQMLQQAMQSLMGDMDALKQLMQQLMNGQPFSDEQLDQMGQMSGLENGSEMYQRRWFERRMMQQSGMEQMGKMMEALLQMLSEMGMSDEALEQLAEMMQQNMQGLSEQISDFAGQSLAERMAEQEPRQRPDLMDVPLKHLGPGDIDDMRDEVRRLAARLKSRAALRQKRANNGNFDPRRTLRANMRYGGTPIEITHRKRHKKPSLVLICDLSTSMRQMVEFFLTLVYELQDHVRRTNSFIFISDMVDVTSDINQADMPTAVAQIMMNNPSGSYNTDLGNSLNTFKERHMSTIDHRTTVIVLGDGRNNFNDPRLDIHSDLQRKARRLFWFCPESSREWGTGDSDMHRYAAQSDGVYMIQTLRDLGYAVDQILADS
- the asnB gene encoding asparagine synthase (glutamine-hydrolyzing), giving the protein MCGICGVIHLDGAPVAKATLQAMNDTLFHRGPDDAGYHLADHIGLAMRRLSIIDVAGSPQPLYNEDQQVTVVFNGEIYNFQALRQQLTAKGHTFRTGGDGETIAHLYEDHSTDAPKHLRGQFAFAAWDAAQEKLLLACDRMGQKPIYYYYDAQTFVFASEIKALLRHPRVPRQSILDDPHNLALYLSYGYIPAPQTAFKHIHALQPGHTLLLNAATGKIGVQPYWQPPQIAPADRSAQAADWVPQIREALLEAVRLRLIADVPLGAFLSGGLDSSLIVALMQRETNHTVKTFSIGFAGEDSFDETIYARQVADYLGTDHTAFIVEPHAMDLLPKLVWHYDAPFADSSAIPTFLVSELTRQHVTVALTGDGGDELFAGYDRFYAATLVQKLGMIPRPLWQMASGLLGALPEGTGYANRLKRAGRFVRGASQPLAYAYFDWVRLFDAEQVQQLTQQRDIGGAHFAGFIGGDPDLSAILYANMTTYLPDDLLIKADRCSMAASLEARAPFMDHELVELAARVPLNLKLNGRNTKYILKEVARGLLPDAIIDRKKHGFGAPLGAWLRQDSGLVRDVLLSQQARQRGLLSMPAVEKLITEHESGQRDHGYRLWALLTLETWYHLFVDAPQPVMP